The following proteins come from a genomic window of Desulfuromonas sp. TF:
- a CDS encoding CoA-binding protein, translating to MDPRIEKFLSSQAFGVAGASTNREKYGNKVLRCYLANGKKAIPINPRADKIEGVPCVAGVADLPPDVKSLSVITPPKITETVVDEAIGKGVENVWMQPGAESPAAVEKCRKAGINVIADGSCLLVVLGYREH from the coding sequence ATGGATCCTCGCATCGAAAAATTCTTGAGTTCCCAGGCTTTCGGCGTTGCCGGCGCCTCGACCAATCGGGAGAAGTACGGCAACAAGGTACTGCGCTGCTATCTGGCGAACGGCAAAAAGGCTATTCCGATCAATCCACGAGCGGATAAGATCGAGGGGGTTCCCTGCGTCGCCGGCGTTGCCGACCTCCCCCCGGACGTCAAGAGCCTCTCAGTCATCACGCCGCCGAAAATAACCGAGACGGTTGTTGACGAGGCCATTGGCAAAGGTGTCGAGAACGTCTGGATGCAGCCCGGCGCCGAGAGTCCCGCAGCAGTAGAGAAATGCCGGAAGGCCGGCATCAACGTTATCGCCGACGGAAGCTGTCTACTGGTGGTGCTGGGATACAGAGAGCATTGA
- a CDS encoding phosphatase PAP2 family protein — translation MGDSFSRRWFQAKLIRSRDRHELGILLTIFLMAGGAWAFIELAENVVEGDTHAFDMLILLALRNPADLSDPIGPKWVEEIGRDFTALGGMAVLMLLTFAVIGFLLLEHKRRTALLVAVAVGSGIFLSLLLKQGFDRPRPDLVPHESYVYTMSFPSGHAMMSAVTYLTLAALLCRVQKRLRMKLYLLTLAILLTIGVGISRVYMGVHWPTDVLAGWTAGALWTLACWQFGRWLQYRGRIEPEGASPQEETEEGKDPIGGH, via the coding sequence ATGGGCGACTCTTTCTCACGGCGATGGTTCCAGGCAAAGCTGATACGCTCGCGCGACCGACATGAACTTGGTATCCTGTTGACCATCTTCCTGATGGCCGGCGGGGCATGGGCGTTTATCGAACTGGCGGAAAACGTGGTGGAGGGCGATACGCATGCCTTCGACATGCTGATCCTGCTGGCCTTGCGGAATCCCGCGGATCTTTCCGATCCGATCGGGCCGAAATGGGTCGAGGAAATCGGCCGCGATTTTACCGCCCTCGGCGGCATGGCCGTCCTCATGCTGCTGACTTTTGCCGTGATCGGGTTTCTCCTGCTTGAGCACAAACGCCGCACGGCGCTGCTGGTGGCCGTTGCAGTGGGGAGCGGCATTTTTCTCAGTCTGCTGTTGAAACAGGGGTTCGACAGGCCGCGACCCGACCTGGTGCCGCACGAGTCCTATGTCTATACGATGAGTTTTCCGAGTGGGCATGCGATGATGTCTGCGGTGACCTATCTGACCCTGGCGGCCCTGCTCTGCCGGGTGCAGAAAAGGCTGCGGATGAAGCTGTACCTGCTGACCCTGGCTATTCTCCTGACTATAGGGGTGGGCATCAGCAGGGTCTACATGGGGGTTCACTGGCCGACGGATGTACTTGCCGGATGGACTGCCGGCGCATTATGGACATTGGCGTGCTGGCAGTTCGGCCGCTGGCTGCAGTACCGGGGCCGGATCGAACCGGAAGGCGCTTCACCTCAGGAAGAAACGGAGGAGGGGAAGGATCCGATTGGGGGACACTAG